The Nitrososphaerota archaeon DNA window TCTCAAAAGCCGTAGAAAGATACACTAGGCTTGGGAATAAGGTGAAGCGGAGAATAGTGGTAGAGGAGCAGAGAGTCGAAGCGATGCGTAGGCGGATAGACAGAAAGCTTCAAACTATAGGGAGGGTAGAGTCGATGCTGAAGACTATAGAGGAGAGGATAAAAGAACTTTCATCAAAGATCCCTGCAGAAGAGGAGCGTTCAGCGGCTGAAGAAATCGCATCTAAGCAGAAGATCGTAGAAGATCTAGCAGCTCAGATGAGAGAGCATCTGACGGCGTTAGCGAAGAAGAAGAGTGATCTAGAGTATAGGCTAATGCCGAGCATACAAGATGTAGAGCAGAAGCTGCAAAAATATTCGGCTGAGGCTAAGGAGCTAGAGGTGCTCATAAAATCCTCTGAAGAGAGGCTGAAAACCATATCTCAAGATCTTCAATCTCTAAAAGAGGAGGAGGCTGCACTACTTCAGCAGTCGAAGCAGAGCAGGGCTCTAATAGAGGAGTATGAAAGTAGGCTTAGGCACCTTAGATCTCAAGAAGAGGCGCTGCGGCGCTCCATTAGTGTCGTTGAAAAGGAACTTCTGATAAACAACAGAAACCTTGAGATGCTTGCTGATGCCGAGAATAGGTATCTTAGTGAGCTTTCGATCTACGGGTACACCGATCCACTAGAGTATTTTGAGGGTGTGGATGAGTTGCTGAAAAAGCTGAGTGAGGAGTATGAGGAGCTCAGGAGGCAAGTCAACCTTCTGGCAGACGCTCAGTACAAAGAAGCTTACGTAGGTTATAAGAACCTTTCAGAGCGGAGGAATCAGCTTGAAGTCGAGAGGGATAAGATCATCGAGTTCATCGAGAAGGTTGAGGCTGAGAAGAGGAAGGTCTTCATGAGCACCTTCGAGAAGATAGATCGGGAGCTACGCACAGTCTTTTCAAAGATCACTGGCGGCTCAGCTTGGCTTGAACTTGAGAATCCCGATGACATATTTGGTAGTGGGGTGTTCTTGATGACTCAGTTCCCCAACAAACTACCTAGAGAGTCGAGCACGGTTAGCGGGGGTGAGAAGACTGTTGCAGCGGTCTCGTTTATACTTGCAATACAAGCAGTCTACCCCTCACCCTTCTACTTATTCGATGAGATCGATGCTCACTTAGATGCTGTTAACGCTGAGAAGGTCGCGGCGCTGCTGAAAGAGAGGGCTGAGAAGGCTCAGATAATCGCTATTTCGCTGAGAGATACATTCATAGCGAAGGCTAACACAGTGTATGGGGTATACTTGGTTAAGGGGGTATCGAACGTAGTCAAGTATAGACCGAGCATAGAGGTGGCAGCAAGAAGCGTTGAGTAAAGAAGCGATAGCCAAAGAGCCGCTGAACATACTGGTCAACCCAGACCTCATCAGGAAGCAGAAGCCTTGGAGGATTGATATAGCATACCTCTTAAACCTCTTTCTTAACTTCATATCTAAGCTGGAGAGTTTAGATCTTCGGCTCTGCGGCTCAGCAGCCTTATCCTCAGCACTAATCTACCGCCTAAAGGTAGAAGCACTCTTCCTCAGCGAAAGAATGAGCGAAGAGAAGAGACCAGTCGATGTAGGTGACATACCCTTCATACTATCGATGCCCATAAGATACGAGCTACACACAACATCTGTTGAGGATCTGATAGCAGCCCTACAGAGGCTGGTGGAGGAGATCACAGCCAGAACCGAACCCGAGCGACCTAAGCCTGTTAGTAGAGAGCCTGTTGTGGAGATCGACCAATTCATAAACCGGCTTAAAGAGAGCCTAGAGCCATTTAAGGCTTCGCTGCTTGAGATGTTGAAAAGCGGACCCATCCTATTCTCAACGCTGGTTAAAGGTAAGAGTGTGGTGGAGGCTGCGAGGGTATTCATCTTCCTACTCTTCCTAGCGTCTGATGGCGTAGTCTTTTTAGAGCAGATCGAGGAAGATCTGTTGATTACTGGTGCAGCAGGGTTTGTCTGATGAAGGTGAGGCTAAGGCGAGGATCGAAGCTGCGCTCTATGTGTCTGGTAGACCTTTGTCTGCTGAGGAGCTCGCTAAAGCCGCTGGGTTTACTTCGAAGAGGAGAGCGATAAGGCTGGCGCGCTCACTTATGCAGTCTTATAGCTCCTCTGAGCACGCTATACAGATAGTTGAGTACTCGGGGAACAGGTTTGCGATGCAGCTGAAGCCTCAGTTCGCTAAGGTTGCTAAGCGCTTCTCTATGAAGCCGCTTCTCCCGCAATCAACCCTAAAGACGCTTACATACATAGCCTTCTTCCAACCGATCACATCCCAGGATCTGGCTGAGAAGCGTGGGCCACAGGTCTATCAGCATATAAAGCAGCTCGAGCAGATGGGGTTCATAGAGGGAGAGCCGTCTGGGAAGACGAAAATCTACCGAACCACACCGGCCTTCGCAGAATACTTTGGTCTAAGCCAAGATGTAGAGCAACTTAAAAAAGAGCTACAAGCGAAGGCTATGAAGCTGATCTAGCAAACCCTTACTGAAATCACTTTCCTCTAAATATAGGGGAACAGTCTCATCAGCGTAGCACAAACGATATATAGTGAAGTGCAGAAATAAGCCATGTTACTTTGGGATGAAGTAGCAGATGTATGAGAAAATTAAAGAAGAAATAAAACAACCATACTACCAACAGAATTTTGATAACGATGGTCAAAGATTCGTGGCCTGGTATTTACGAAATATTCATTTGAGGGACCCTAATCAGACGAAATACGACATCACCGATGGTCCTGATGATAAGCAGATTGATGCCATAGTGATAAATGACGACAATTCGACTGTTTATGTCGTTCAGGGGAAGTTCATAGGAGCTTCGAGGGTTGATGCCGAACCTCTACACGAAGTTCTTTCTTTGTGGTTACAATTGAGGAATTTAGTTAAGTTGCAAGAAACGGCTAACGAAAAGCTGAAGAGCAGACTAGCTGAACTTTCAACCGCGCTGGAAGAAGACTATGCCGTAATATTTGAACTCGTCACAACTGCAAACTTGACCGAAACTGCAAAAAAAAGACCTTAAGGCATTCCAAGAAGCATTAGCAAAAGACGAAAATCTGCCTGCATCTCTTGTTCTTGTTGACAGTGACGAATTGAAAAGAAGATATGAAATGGTGTTAGAGCGCGAGCTTCCTTCCCTTGACTACTCACTCACTCTTGAGCAAGGAAAATACCTACATATGCAGCTCGCTGGAACACAGGTGATTATCGCAGCAATACCTCTTAGAGAATGTGTAAGATTACCAGGCATAAGGGATGGCACTCTTTTTCGGAAGAACGTTAGACAATTCATGGGTCTTAACAACACTGTGAACAAGAGTATTAAAGCTACGATTTACAGCGATAGGCATAGAGATTTCTTCTTTTACCATAATGGGATCACGGCGATCTGCGATAAGTTAGAGCTAAATAATCACATTTTAACGCTGAGAGGACTAAGCGTGGTGAACGGATGTCAGTCTCTGAACACAATATTGGCTTGTAGCGAAAAAGTAAAAGAACTTGATGACACTTATGTTCTATTTAGGTTTTACGAAATACCACAACGGGACAGAGCGGACAGAATCAGCATTTCTACTAATTTTCAGACCGCTGTTAAACCCAGAGATTTAAGGAGCAACGATAAGAGAGTGCTGAACCTAAAGAAGTCATACGAGCAAAGATATCCGCAGGGTTACTTTATTACGAAAAGGGGGGAGGAAGCACCAGCTGACAAAGACAAAGAATATGTGGTTGAT harbors:
- a CDS encoding SMC-Scp complex subunit ScpB; the protein is MSDEGEAKARIEAALYVSGRPLSAEELAKAAGFTSKRRAIRLARSLMQSYSSSEHAIQIVEYSGNRFAMQLKPQFAKVAKRFSMKPLLPQSTLKTLTYIAFFQPITSQDLAEKRGPQVYQHIKQLEQMGFIEGEPSGKTKIYRTTPAFAEYFGLSQDVEQLKKELQAKAMKLI